From Sulfurospirillum tamanense, a single genomic window includes:
- a CDS encoding response regulator, with translation MNTKKIKIAIVDDEQDILEMISKYLIREGSFDVHTFANPVSALGQINETFDVVLLDIMMPQMNGLDVLVKLQEQKIPAKVIMMTAYSTLDKVLKSHREGATHYIMKPFSSLQDLAIKIKEVL, from the coding sequence ATGAATACCAAAAAAATAAAAATTGCCATTGTGGATGATGAGCAAGATATTTTAGAGATGATTTCAAAATACCTCATTCGTGAGGGGAGTTTTGATGTGCATACCTTTGCTAACCCTGTCAGTGCCCTTGGTCAGATTAATGAAACCTTTGATGTGGTGCTTTTGGACATCATGATGCCTCAGATGAACGGCCTTGATGTGCTTGTGAAGCTTCAAGAGCAAAAAATTCCAGCAAAGGTTATTATGATGACAGCGTATTCAACTCTTGATAAAGTCTTGAAATCTCACAGGGAAGGGGCAACGCATTACATCATGAAACCCTTTTCTTCTCTTCAGGATTTGGCCATAAAGATAAAAGAGGTGCTGTGA
- a CDS encoding GGDEF domain-containing phosphodiesterase — translation MKILVVSNQSQHFSLYKRLFETITTEIDEWGLGDEQLKQHYYDLVICDFTSRKQIGLLGKVHTCKKPNTGKLILISPYPLEQLRISPLVAQSIDFIMGKPLDVDRLMAYIDAQLQLLHKQEVLRQKNEVLSDVIDLNIIKIGVFNLSGILYYANIKYLEANHRTTSAFDTFSFDELSQCKEEFKTILANLKAKGVFQMERQQKGQWFRSFFYLLKSHYVVHLCQEVTDEKHYVQRLERASVFFENAQEGMIITDSRNKIISINRAFSLITGYTRDEIIGKTPSILQSGIHEKEFYEYMWDSLQHNGRWQGEIWNKRKNGEIYPEWLSVTKLTEANAEDATYMAIFTDISSLKETDKKLHYYANFDQLTGLCNRVQFENLFNHALSSAKRRGKKLALMFIDLDHFKEVNDTHGHAIGDIMLRHIAKKIQKTLRQSDVIARIGGDEFNVLIEGLEHYEDALELANKINEAVKAPIEIEGNVFFMSLSIGIAVYPDHGEDAGTLSKHADTAMYEIKSRGRNGVMVYNTLFTDKVLKRSALMSDLNLAITQDQFEMYYQPIVCLKTDTLLGAEALLRWHHPTRGTVAPGEFIAFAEENNLILELSALVFEKCLEDALRFGPHLHKNKPFTLAINVSSQEFFSEDYAQKVTAKLEDFAIAPSMIELEITETYLMRNPHVAVETIGYLRKSGLHIALDDFGTGYSSLNYLKNLPIDKLKIDQSFVRACLESHEDMAIVEAIVTMAKIFGMKVHAEGVETKEQAAVLKNLGCDVCQGYYYAKPLPFEAFITYMKESL, via the coding sequence ATGAAAATACTTGTTGTTTCGAATCAGTCACAACATTTCTCCCTCTACAAAAGGCTATTTGAAACCATCACGACAGAGATAGATGAATGGGGTTTGGGTGATGAGCAGCTAAAACAACATTATTACGACCTTGTGATTTGTGATTTTACGAGCAGAAAGCAAATTGGCCTTTTGGGCAAAGTGCATACATGTAAGAAGCCCAATACGGGAAAATTGATTTTAATTTCCCCGTATCCTTTGGAGCAGCTACGCATCTCTCCCTTGGTAGCACAAAGTATTGATTTTATTATGGGAAAACCCTTGGATGTCGATCGCCTGATGGCTTATATCGATGCACAATTGCAGTTATTGCACAAGCAAGAGGTTTTGCGACAAAAAAACGAAGTACTTTCTGATGTGATTGATTTAAACATTATCAAAATAGGGGTGTTTAATCTCAGCGGAATTTTATATTACGCCAACATCAAATACCTTGAAGCCAACCATAGAACTACCAGTGCTTTTGATACCTTTTCTTTTGATGAGCTTAGCCAGTGCAAAGAAGAATTTAAAACCATTTTGGCCAACTTAAAAGCCAAAGGTGTTTTTCAAATGGAGCGTCAGCAAAAGGGGCAGTGGTTTCGCTCTTTTTTTTACCTTCTAAAATCCCATTACGTTGTGCATCTTTGTCAGGAGGTTACTGATGAGAAGCACTATGTTCAACGGCTAGAAAGGGCTTCTGTTTTTTTTGAAAATGCACAAGAAGGGATGATTATCACTGACTCTAGAAATAAAATCATCTCCATTAACCGCGCTTTCTCACTCATCACTGGCTACACGCGCGATGAAATCATTGGAAAAACACCTTCGATTTTACAATCGGGCATTCATGAAAAAGAGTTTTATGAATACATGTGGGATAGCCTTCAACACAATGGAAGATGGCAAGGGGAAATTTGGAACAAGCGTAAAAATGGTGAAATTTACCCCGAATGGCTCTCTGTGACAAAACTCACCGAAGCAAATGCTGAAGATGCTACCTATATGGCTATTTTTACAGACATTTCTTCTTTGAAAGAAACCGATAAAAAACTACACTATTATGCAAATTTTGATCAACTCACAGGCTTGTGTAACCGCGTGCAATTTGAAAATCTTTTTAACCATGCGCTCTCTTCGGCAAAACGACGCGGCAAAAAACTTGCGTTGATGTTTATTGACCTAGACCATTTTAAAGAGGTTAATGACACACACGGTCATGCTATTGGCGACATTATGTTGCGCCATATTGCCAAAAAAATACAAAAAACCTTGCGCCAAAGCGATGTCATTGCTCGCATTGGGGGCGATGAATTCAATGTCCTTATCGAAGGCCTTGAACACTACGAAGATGCTTTGGAGCTTGCAAATAAAATCAATGAAGCAGTGAAAGCTCCCATTGAGATTGAAGGGAATGTGTTTTTCATGAGCCTTTCTATTGGGATTGCTGTTTATCCTGACCATGGAGAAGATGCTGGAACATTAAGCAAGCATGCTGATACTGCTATGTATGAAATCAAATCTCGCGGACGCAACGGAGTAATGGTTTACAACACTCTTTTTACCGACAAAGTACTCAAGCGCTCTGCTTTGATGAGTGACCTTAACCTTGCCATTACGCAAGACCAATTTGAGATGTATTACCAACCTATCGTATGTCTTAAAACAGACACGCTTCTTGGCGCAGAAGCACTGTTGCGTTGGCATCACCCCACTAGGGGCACTGTTGCGCCTGGGGAGTTTATCGCCTTTGCAGAGGAAAATAACTTAATCCTAGAACTTAGTGCTCTTGTATTTGAAAAATGCCTTGAAGATGCGCTGCGTTTTGGGCCACATCTGCATAAAAATAAGCCCTTTACCCTTGCCATTAATGTCTCTTCCCAAGAATTTTTTAGTGAAGATTATGCACAAAAAGTGACTGCTAAACTTGAAGATTTTGCTATTGCTCCTTCTATGATTGAGCTTGAAATCACTGAAACTTACCTCATGAGAAACCCACATGTAGCAGTAGAAACCATTGGGTATTTGCGTAAAAGTGGGTTGCACATTGCATTGGATGATTTTGGGACAGGGTACTCCTCTTTAAACTACCTTAAAAATCTTCCCATCGACAAATTAAAAATCGACCAAAGTTTTGTCAGGGCGTGTTTGGAAAGCCACGAAGATATGGCCATTGTGGAAGCTATCGTAACGATGGCAAAGATTTTTGGCATGAAAGTGCACGCCGAAGGAGTGGAGACCAAGGAGCAAGCCGCTGTGTTAAAAAACTTAGGATGCGATGTTTGTCAGGGGTATTATTACGCCAAGCCCTTGCCTTTTGAAGCGTTTATTACCTACATGAAGGAGTCCTTATGA
- a CDS encoding PAS domain-containing sensor histidine kinase yields the protein MKRSFRVLNLSLLFGVFVVIAFALFVRYDMLKQAYIFAEKQLVRFDVRHKAIEEDMAHKALLGAEFIALSPMREAIEAQWKQGKKSLLISDIQASDPDLARNLASLGIACVIHGHQEMLPMLFVPECNAPVLGFNVLVGETRVYVGFLLDRVFELFKRHDDKPYGLALKNGFFEDQNRALGAIKHGFLMDFAQMETLFSHSNNTFLKNKHDATFGAQERAVLLVEDEILLVLPFVLNENFLGYFIKKETIETLVGSRRYVKETYGPLGVLLLTMFAFGYFMWQKKEALRALNSHVLKQKEQTEALIEEAEFGVAYVDASGLFSYANEKFFDLLHVEPRFVLGENIAYFFGRDQAREMVKKAFAGEKIKARHYFCYLDQTTVDLEVLILLNPEKNALHYMIFSRKEKTDLERLLKRTSVYFNHSDLGHIITDETFVVIECNDTLERLCGFSKKEIVGQNMGILFHTGMLFETWKKNYAQALLEPTGAGFEYRLSHKTKGVFWVEMFGNTFIESGRKQYIFSIRDISVRVNARNTIRRLNEGLQQKYNELETILEVIPLPVFIKDKEFRYIGCNRAFCDFFNVEKEHMIGQTVADLFPETFSKRVQKKDQMMLQQDFQQYKSVVALSGDKKEGKVLEFHKKAFYKEGQFDGFVGLVLDITSKEKEKQILKEAVKREVEKNIQILEQHQEEKIKDAKFSSIGKMAAGITHEINTPLTYIKGNVELLRMDIESIKEESLRESMLKDTQTILEGLGRIANIIESMREASQKSSETPEVINLFETLVHALVLSHNRAKQIVAIRVNRTPFNLSFSKEAYRFTCKVQKQRIEQVWIIILNNALDELIKIDTFENRLLDIWMHCDKERIIVRFKDNAGGIDAKILPTLFEPFVSTKTSSGMGIGLNIAQKIVGEQKGTIRAFNEDQGAVLEVVLPSYKENK from the coding sequence GTGAAACGCTCGTTTAGAGTGCTAAACCTTTCGCTCCTTTTTGGAGTTTTTGTAGTCATTGCTTTTGCGTTGTTTGTGCGTTATGACATGCTAAAGCAAGCCTATATTTTTGCCGAAAAACAACTTGTACGCTTTGATGTTAGGCACAAGGCAATTGAAGAAGACATGGCCCATAAAGCACTGCTTGGTGCAGAGTTTATAGCCCTTTCTCCCATGAGGGAAGCCATAGAAGCGCAGTGGAAGCAAGGCAAAAAGTCTTTACTTATTAGTGACATACAAGCAAGTGACCCTGACCTTGCACGCAATCTTGCCTCTTTGGGGATTGCGTGCGTGATACACGGGCATCAAGAGATGCTTCCCATGCTATTTGTTCCTGAGTGCAATGCGCCTGTTCTTGGTTTCAATGTTTTAGTGGGAGAAACAAGGGTCTATGTTGGCTTTTTGCTTGATAGGGTGTTTGAGCTTTTTAAAAGACACGATGACAAACCCTATGGATTGGCCCTAAAAAATGGCTTTTTTGAAGATCAAAACAGAGCCCTTGGTGCAATCAAGCATGGTTTTTTGATGGATTTTGCGCAGATGGAAACGCTTTTTTCTCATAGCAACAACACCTTTTTGAAGAACAAGCACGACGCGACCTTTGGTGCGCAAGAGCGTGCCGTTCTTTTGGTGGAAGATGAGATTTTGCTTGTACTTCCCTTTGTGCTTAATGAGAATTTTTTGGGTTATTTTATTAAAAAAGAGACTATTGAAACCCTTGTGGGAAGCAGACGTTACGTTAAAGAGACCTACGGCCCGCTAGGGGTTTTACTTTTGACCATGTTTGCTTTTGGTTATTTTATGTGGCAAAAAAAAGAGGCATTAAGAGCATTAAATAGCCACGTTTTGAAACAAAAAGAGCAAACAGAAGCGTTGATTGAAGAGGCGGAGTTTGGTGTGGCTTATGTGGATGCATCGGGTCTATTTTCTTACGCAAATGAAAAGTTTTTTGACTTGTTACATGTAGAGCCACGCTTTGTTTTGGGAGAAAATATTGCTTATTTTTTCGGTCGTGACCAAGCGCGAGAGATGGTTAAAAAAGCATTTGCTGGCGAGAAAATAAAAGCACGCCATTATTTTTGTTACCTTGATCAAACTACTGTTGATTTGGAAGTATTGATTCTTTTGAATCCAGAAAAAAATGCACTGCACTACATGATTTTTTCTCGCAAAGAAAAAACTGATCTTGAGCGCTTGTTAAAACGAACAAGTGTTTATTTTAATCATTCAGACTTGGGGCACATCATTACTGATGAAACTTTTGTGGTGATTGAATGCAATGACACACTAGAGCGCTTGTGTGGTTTTTCAAAAAAAGAGATTGTGGGTCAAAATATGGGTATTTTGTTTCATACGGGTATGCTGTTTGAAACATGGAAGAAAAACTACGCCCAAGCACTGTTGGAGCCAACGGGTGCGGGGTTTGAATACAGACTTTCCCACAAAACCAAAGGGGTATTTTGGGTGGAAATGTTTGGGAACACCTTTATCGAATCAGGAAGAAAGCAGTATATTTTCAGCATTCGCGATATTTCTGTTCGGGTTAATGCACGCAATACCATCCGAAGACTCAACGAAGGTTTGCAACAAAAATACAACGAACTCGAGACCATTTTGGAGGTCATTCCCCTGCCTGTTTTTATCAAAGATAAAGAGTTTCGCTACATAGGCTGCAATAGGGCATTTTGCGATTTTTTCAATGTCGAAAAAGAGCATATGATCGGCCAGACAGTTGCTGATTTATTCCCAGAGACATTTAGTAAACGTGTTCAAAAAAAAGACCAAATGATGCTCCAGCAAGATTTTCAGCAGTATAAAAGTGTTGTTGCACTTTCTGGTGACAAAAAAGAAGGCAAGGTGCTTGAATTTCACAAAAAAGCATTTTATAAAGAGGGGCAATTTGATGGATTTGTGGGGTTGGTTTTAGACATTACTAGCAAAGAAAAAGAGAAGCAAATTTTGAAAGAGGCGGTAAAAAGAGAGGTTGAGAAAAACATTCAAATCTTAGAGCAACACCAAGAAGAAAAAATCAAAGATGCCAAATTTAGCTCCATTGGGAAAATGGCCGCAGGTATTACCCATGAAATCAACACGCCATTGACGTATATTAAGGGGAATGTCGAACTTTTGCGTATGGATATCGAAAGCATCAAGGAAGAGTCACTGCGAGAGTCTATGCTCAAAGACACCCAAACCATTTTAGAAGGCTTGGGACGTATTGCTAATATTATCGAATCTATGCGTGAAGCATCCCAAAAAAGTAGCGAGACGCCCGAAGTCATTAATCTTTTTGAAACGTTGGTACACGCTTTGGTACTTTCCCATAATCGCGCAAAGCAGATTGTTGCTATTCGTGTCAATAGGACTCCTTTTAATCTTTCATTTTCAAAAGAGGCCTACCGCTTTACATGTAAAGTGCAAAAGCAAAGAATAGAGCAAGTGTGGATCATCATCCTCAATAACGCCTTGGATGAACTTATCAAGATAGATACATTTGAAAACCGTCTGCTTGATATTTGGATGCATTGCGATAAAGAAAGGATTATTGTGCGCTTTAAGGATAATGCTGGAGGAATTGATGCGAAAATTTTACCGACCTTGTTTGAACCCTTTGTTTCAACCAAAACAAGCTCTGGGATGGGAATTGGTCTGAATATTGCGCAAAAAATTGTAGGTGAGCAAAAAGGAACAATTCGCGCTTTCAATGAAGACCAAGGCGCAGTGCTTGAAGTGGTGCTCCCATCTTATAAGGAAAACAAATGA
- a CDS encoding cobalamin B12-binding domain-containing protein: MSLIPQFSQGSRTLYAQHDYEVLFSVYEAITTSTVELANEAVASLGREGLHNHLEFHQKLIKTTLRFPLENLLLDNFAWIYRRLAHYGLDSSFFLYELHLWEEAYERFLPPVLCLQLKELYMYIKEHLDYLVNAHTRIKQAKYMHFSSEDVAEINQAYAWLLRRDYALLKAYVLEKCTTLEEFLSFFYRIISPVMERVGFEWEEGVISVAKEHMISEQVGDLSMEMFAHFDTHRLEKENDVVVLVATAPRELHAIGAKTITKLLEFYGFKAYYLGADLSMEEIAGAVAETAPDVLVLSVTLEVHLVELQELIRYLRSDAVGFRGSIALGGNALRHLGVAFEVEEKSKVCMNFEEVLAFVKKQ; the protein is encoded by the coding sequence ATGAGCCTGATTCCTCAGTTTTCTCAAGGGTCTAGAACCCTTTATGCCCAACACGACTATGAGGTGCTTTTTAGCGTTTATGAGGCCATTACCACAAGTACAGTGGAGCTAGCCAATGAGGCTGTGGCTTCCCTTGGAAGAGAAGGGCTGCACAACCATCTTGAGTTTCATCAAAAGCTCATCAAAACAACACTCCGGTTTCCTTTGGAGAATTTGCTGCTGGATAATTTTGCATGGATTTACCGACGCTTGGCTCACTACGGGCTAGATAGCTCTTTTTTCTTGTATGAACTGCATCTTTGGGAAGAGGCGTATGAGCGTTTTTTGCCTCCTGTTTTGTGTTTACAACTCAAAGAGCTTTACATGTACATTAAAGAGCACCTTGATTATCTTGTTAATGCTCACACGCGGATTAAACAGGCTAAATATATGCACTTTAGTTCAGAAGATGTTGCAGAGATTAATCAAGCCTACGCATGGCTTTTGCGGCGTGATTATGCTCTTTTGAAAGCATATGTTCTTGAAAAATGCACCACACTAGAGGAGTTTTTGAGCTTTTTTTACAGGATTATTAGCCCTGTGATGGAGCGGGTAGGTTTTGAGTGGGAAGAGGGTGTGATTAGTGTGGCTAAAGAACACATGATAAGCGAACAAGTAGGGGATTTGAGTATGGAAATGTTTGCACATTTTGATACCCACCGCTTGGAAAAAGAGAACGACGTGGTTGTTTTGGTGGCTACTGCGCCACGGGAACTGCATGCCATTGGTGCGAAAACCATCACTAAACTTTTGGAGTTCTACGGATTTAAAGCGTATTATTTAGGGGCAGATTTAAGCATGGAAGAGATTGCAGGAGCGGTGGCAGAAACGGCACCTGATGTGCTAGTTCTTTCTGTAACCCTTGAGGTGCATCTAGTGGAACTTCAAGAATTGATTCGCTACTTGCGCTCAGATGCTGTTGGTTTTCGTGGCTCCATTGCCCTAGGGGGTAATGCTCTTAGGCATCTAGGGGTTGCGTTTGAGGTTGAAGAAAAAAGCAAAGTGTGCATGAATTTTGAAGAAGTCTTGGCGTTTGTAAAAAAACAGTAG
- a CDS encoding CheR family methyltransferase produces MSQELVVVGIGSSAGGLEALQGFLTTLPSIPNCAFIIAQHLSPTHKSMMVDLLSRVTNLPVLEAKNGLVIRPKTVYMTPENTDIYVKSGKIYLKNLEQAFGPKPSVNYFFSSLATAYQDKAIGVILSGTGSDGAFGMRAIKAEGGITLAQSPNTAKYDGMPVSAINTGKVDLVVPIESIGAELKSIIQNMGKPIDEALNESHLGRLYRIVFNEKGVDFSLYKKSTLIRRIERRLAALKIDSLATYVETLKNNPEEVNALYHDILIGVTQFFRDKEVYEALKSYIEGIVSKKEQGEEIRFWSIGCSTGEEPYSLAIFLSDVLGEKINRYKIKIFATDIDDEALKIARAGVYAEANLLGVEKQMIQKYFTVQKNQYEVKKSIRELVIFSKHNILSDSPFLRMDLVSCRNVLIYFETALQNKFFPIVHYALKDAGILVLGKSETIGSHYDLYTQLDKTRKIYKAQYTGIKEPPKMFNFSTKYKDYEEPKEKTRKNDEENLEEKVVGATMQYLLNQCVVINSSHEIIYIKGTIPYLRHGEGKISNNIFRSVHDEISLDLRSALNEAQREHQIRITPFRSVHIFEDVVRYLRVVVVPMQDERNEDWLSVLFFQAEKPEFIRGHISQGDSESETIQKLGFELDSTKAHLQNVIEELETSYEEMQSLNEELQSSNEELQSSNEELETTNEELQSTNEELQTAYTELKALYDDKEKRTTQLEELSNKLKDQTSDYRKQKEITEGILDTAPVAIIMTDDIGNIIFANAVAERLFVLSKKQLLTRTYDSSAWNIKDFDGNPIPNEHLPFSVIKKTYEPLLGAKQTVEIGGNTTYLSINGAPLFDVEGRFYGAVFSLVDITEIHHLRSNVREYERTSQEHQKMLDEKLSQSLGELKSKGYYELFAIKFDLMHYAMLDLGTSMRNNLSNVMLLLKSLPVECSTCKKLDETTKGLGDIANNLNKELDTLISYYNIGLHHREQSVYDMLKQTFEILEFTLAENDITVDFDLDESLKCPKNTKNTKILFLALCELFIFAKVRTTTSSASTLHVKSELVGDNTPRLTFILDALDLKGFDMEKTNNVDLLKIHFNEAFGGLFSIKSEGTTLEVSLDFT; encoded by the coding sequence ATGTCTCAAGAGTTGGTTGTTGTAGGAATCGGATCATCCGCAGGAGGACTTGAGGCGCTTCAGGGGTTTTTGACTACACTGCCTTCTATTCCTAATTGCGCCTTTATTATCGCGCAACATTTAAGCCCAACCCATAAAAGCATGATGGTAGATTTGCTCTCTCGGGTGACGAATTTGCCTGTGTTGGAGGCAAAAAATGGTTTGGTTATTCGCCCAAAAACCGTCTATATGACTCCCGAAAATACAGACATCTACGTTAAGAGTGGAAAAATCTATCTTAAAAATTTAGAACAAGCCTTTGGTCCAAAACCCTCAGTTAATTACTTTTTTTCCTCTTTAGCAACAGCGTACCAAGACAAAGCTATTGGCGTGATTCTCTCGGGCACGGGAAGTGATGGCGCCTTTGGAATGCGAGCCATTAAAGCCGAAGGGGGCATTACTCTTGCCCAATCCCCCAATACGGCCAAATACGACGGCATGCCAGTTTCTGCCATTAATACTGGCAAAGTAGATTTGGTCGTACCTATTGAGTCTATTGGCGCAGAACTTAAAAGCATTATCCAAAATATGGGCAAACCTATTGATGAGGCATTGAACGAGAGCCATTTGGGGCGGCTTTATCGGATTGTTTTTAATGAAAAAGGGGTGGATTTTTCTCTGTATAAAAAGAGCACGCTCATTCGTCGGATTGAACGGCGGTTGGCGGCACTAAAAATTGACTCTTTGGCAACGTACGTAGAAACACTTAAAAACAATCCCGAAGAGGTCAATGCGCTCTATCATGATATTTTAATCGGAGTGACGCAATTTTTTAGAGACAAGGAAGTGTATGAGGCCCTAAAAAGCTATATTGAAGGGATTGTCTCCAAAAAAGAGCAAGGGGAGGAGATTCGTTTTTGGTCCATTGGGTGTTCTACAGGAGAGGAGCCTTATTCTCTTGCTATTTTTTTAAGTGATGTATTGGGAGAAAAAATCAACCGCTACAAAATCAAAATTTTTGCCACGGATATTGATGATGAAGCCCTTAAGATTGCTCGTGCGGGTGTGTATGCAGAAGCGAACCTTTTAGGTGTAGAAAAGCAAATGATTCAAAAGTATTTTACCGTCCAAAAAAACCAATACGAGGTCAAGAAATCTATCCGTGAGTTGGTAATTTTTTCAAAACACAACATTTTAAGCGATTCTCCGTTTTTACGCATGGACTTGGTGAGTTGCCGTAATGTGCTCATCTATTTTGAAACTGCTTTGCAAAACAAATTTTTCCCTATTGTCCATTATGCACTAAAGGATGCAGGCATTTTAGTGCTTGGAAAATCTGAAACCATTGGTAGCCACTATGATTTATACACGCAACTAGACAAAACAAGAAAAATTTACAAGGCACAGTACACGGGTATCAAAGAACCTCCCAAGATGTTCAATTTTTCTACCAAATACAAAGATTACGAAGAACCAAAGGAAAAAACACGCAAAAACGATGAGGAGAATCTTGAAGAAAAAGTCGTTGGCGCCACGATGCAATACTTGCTTAATCAATGCGTAGTGATTAACAGTAGTCATGAAATTATCTACATTAAAGGCACTATTCCCTATCTGCGCCATGGCGAGGGTAAAATCAGTAACAATATTTTTCGCTCCGTTCATGATGAAATCTCCCTAGACCTTCGTTCAGCCCTCAACGAGGCGCAAAGAGAGCATCAGATTCGTATTACTCCTTTTCGCAGTGTGCATATTTTTGAGGATGTGGTGCGTTACTTACGTGTAGTGGTCGTGCCCATGCAAGATGAGCGTAATGAAGACTGGCTAAGCGTCCTCTTTTTTCAAGCTGAAAAGCCAGAGTTTATCCGTGGGCATATTAGCCAGGGAGATTCAGAAAGTGAAACCATTCAAAAACTTGGATTTGAACTAGACAGCACAAAAGCACATCTGCAAAATGTCATTGAAGAGCTTGAAACCTCCTACGAAGAGATGCAATCTTTAAACGAAGAGTTGCAAAGTTCTAACGAAGAGTTACAAAGTTCCAACGAAGAACTAGAGACTACTAACGAAGAGCTTCAAAGCACCAACGAAGAGCTTCAAACTGCCTACACAGAGCTCAAGGCTCTGTACGATGACAAAGAAAAACGCACCACACAACTGGAAGAACTAAGCAATAAACTTAAAGACCAAACCAGTGACTACCGTAAACAAAAAGAGATTACCGAAGGGATTTTAGACACAGCTCCTGTGGCTATTATTATGACGGATGATATTGGCAATATTATCTTTGCCAACGCAGTAGCCGAGCGCCTGTTTGTTTTGAGCAAAAAGCAACTTCTTACACGTACTTACGATTCCTCAGCGTGGAATATTAAGGATTTTGACGGGAACCCCATCCCTAATGAACATTTGCCTTTTAGTGTCATCAAAAAAACATATGAGCCTCTTTTGGGTGCAAAACAAACCGTAGAGATTGGTGGCAATACCACCTACCTTTCAATTAATGGTGCGCCATTGTTTGATGTTGAGGGACGTTTTTATGGGGCGGTCTTTTCTTTGGTGGATATCACCGAGATACACCACCTAAGAAGCAATGTGCGAGAGTATGAGCGCACCAGCCAAGAACACCAAAAAATGCTTGATGAGAAATTAAGCCAAAGCCTTGGAGAGTTAAAATCCAAAGGCTACTATGAGCTTTTTGCTATCAAGTTTGACCTGATGCATTATGCGATGCTAGACCTTGGAACCTCTATGCGCAACAACTTAAGCAATGTTATGTTGCTTTTAAAGAGCCTTCCTGTGGAGTGTTCTACATGTAAAAAACTAGATGAAACAACCAAAGGGCTCGGGGACATTGCTAACAACCTCAATAAAGAACTTGATACCTTAATCTCGTACTACAACATTGGGTTGCATCATCGCGAACAATCGGTGTATGACATGCTTAAGCAGACCTTTGAAATTCTTGAATTTACCTTGGCGGAAAATGACATTACTGTTGATTTTGACTTGGATGAGAGCTTAAAATGCCCTAAAAATACAAAAAATACAAAAATCCTTTTCTTGGCTTTGTGTGAGCTTTTTATTTTTGCAAAAGTTCGAACAACTACGTCAAGCGCTTCTACTTTACATGTAAAGAGTGAACTGGTTGGTGATAACACTCCACGACTCACTTTTATCTTGGATGCTTTAGATTTAAAGGGTTTTGATATGGAAAAAACCAACAATGTTGACCTGTTGAAGATTCATTTTAATGAAGCATTTGGGGGTCTTTTTTCTATTAAATCAGAAGGGACAACCCTTGAGGTTAGCTTGGATTTTACATGA